A window of the Pristiophorus japonicus isolate sPriJap1 chromosome 13, sPriJap1.hap1, whole genome shotgun sequence genome harbors these coding sequences:
- the LOC139278206 gene encoding trace amine-associated receptor 13c-like — protein sequence MGLNLVKAKVRPSATQRTAEGCRETRRKAINGVSRMLNYIAKAKSDEICERALHRTDNIQVGAWSRLSSTLAKAVNKVCNVLLDLEPEEIVQDHKKRNRGCATVNFEVSGWTGFLTPNCAPANVMSEDLINLTAEVVRLPGQRCPLSPGTDTNGTGPLCSWCCCGLLNRTLVIAFMVTLACGVVMGNSVTLTVFLRIRQFRTPQGYLKVSLALADVMVGLLVVPFSVYTEAALLLSGTPPIWYQGYSATGGGRPWQPCNLVGLVFAGCTFVSISTIFFLTVERSVAILKPLHKDSVITRRRTFLLIFCSWVAAFLLALAPLLFSDEFALEYNECSRMCNFAFVPKAPHRSRWNILLLFPAFDFTLLGATLVVNLLSFSSIRRYSKKRKFLAEADNFPGSLRPSFSDIKAAKTIAILTVVFAVSFSPIAAFVVGNVIGYRWCNFSFFAFWILAANSCCNVVIYSVRDHRFRKGLHQLFHKHLHALPDKN from the exons TGAGCGGGCACTCCATCGCACTGACAACATCCAGGTAGGTGCCTGGAGCCGTCTGAGTTCAACACTGGCTAAAGCTGTGAACAAAGTGTGCAATGTCTTGCTTGATCTGGAGCCGGAAGAAATTGTCCAGGATCATAAGAAACGAAATC GTGGATGTGCTACAGTCAACTTTGAGGTGTCCGGGTGGACAGGTTTTCTGACCCCAAACTGCGCTCCTGCGAATGTGATGTCGGAAGATCTCATTAACCTGACGGCGGAGGTTGTCCGGCTCCCCGGCCAGAGATGCCCACTGTCCCCCGGTACAGACACTAACGGCACCGGCCCCCTGTGCAGCTGGTGTTGCTGCGGTCTGCTCAACAGGACGCTGGTGATCGCCTTCATGGTCACCCTGGCTTGTGGGGTGGTGATGGGCAACAGCGTCACCCTGACGGTATTCCTCCGGATCCGCCAGTTCCGCACCCCTCAGGGCTATCTGAAAGTCTCGCTGGCCCTGGCCGACGTGATGGTGGGGCTGCTGGTGGTCCCCTTCTCCGTCTACACCGAGGCGGCCTTGCTGCTGAGCGGCACGCCGCCCATCTGGTACCAGGGCTATTCGGCCACGGGGGGCGGCCGCCCCTGGCAGCCCTGCAACCTGGTCGGGCTGGTGTTCGCCGGCTGCACCTTCGTGTCCATCAGCACCATCTTCTTCCTGACGGTGGAGCGGAGCGTGGCCATCCTGAAGCCCCTGCACAAGGACTCGGTCATCACCCGCAGGAGGACCTTCCTGCTGATCTTCTGCTCCTGGGTGGCGGCCTTCCTGCTCGCCCTGGCCCCCCTGCTCTTCAGCGACGAGTTCGCCCTCGAGTACAACGAGTGCAGCCGCATGTGCAACTTTGCCTTCGTGCCCAAGGCCCCCCACCGCTCCCGCTGGAACATCCTCCTGCTCTTCCCCGCCTTCGACTTCACCCTCCTGGGCGCCACCCTGGTGGTTAACCTGTTGTCCTTCAGCAGCATCCGCCGCTACTCCAAGAAGCGCAAGTTCCTGGCCGAGGCGGACAACTTCCCGGGCTCGCTGCGCCCGTCCTTCTCGGACATCAAAGCCGCCAAGACCATCGCCATCCTGACTGTGGTCTTTGCCGTCTCCTTCAGCCCCATCGCCGCCTTCGTGGTGGGCAACGTCATCGGCTATCGCTGGTGCAACTTTTCCTTCTTTGCCTTTTGGATTCTGGCGGCCAACAgctgctgtaatgtggtgatctaCAGTGTGCGGGACCACAGGTTCCGCAAGGGCCTGCACCAGTTGTTCCACAAACACCTGCACGCATTGCCGGACAAAAACTGA